A region from the Salidesulfovibrio onnuriiensis genome encodes:
- a CDS encoding tetratricopeptide repeat protein: MITRIRLKIMERLAFNAFALSKFETALKHFESILRLDGQRKGIRLNMGLSQLSLRRFNEAVDSFREERERHGDSPALRKGMAEAFYRMGDRLSALEAYELAASRESSDKDSRFFAMRISICAAPELFQQAMQARSLMKEGDKLMLQKRFEDAEGIFKQVHDLDATHFQALNNIGAIQVSRKDYDNAKKNFLKADELVDLPVIKQNLVYLKHVRNQEKH, translated from the coding sequence ATGATCACTAGAATACGACTGAAAATAATGGAGCGGCTTGCATTCAACGCCTTTGCCCTCTCCAAATTTGAAACCGCGCTCAAGCATTTCGAATCCATATTGAGACTGGACGGCCAAAGAAAGGGAATCCGGCTCAACATGGGCCTGTCGCAGCTGTCCCTGAGACGATTCAACGAAGCGGTGGACAGCTTTCGGGAGGAACGAGAACGCCACGGAGACAGCCCGGCCCTGCGCAAAGGGATGGCAGAAGCCTTCTACCGCATGGGTGATCGGCTTTCGGCCCTCGAAGCATATGAACTGGCCGCGTCCCGCGAATCATCAGACAAGGACAGCCGTTTTTTTGCCATGCGCATATCCATCTGCGCTGCCCCAGAGCTGTTCCAACAGGCCATGCAAGCGCGATCACTCATGAAAGAGGGCGACAAGCTCATGCTGCAAAAGCGGTTCGAGGATGCGGAAGGTATTTTCAAGCAAGTGCACGACCTGGACGCCACGCATTTCCAGGCCTTGAACAATATCGGCGCCATACAGGTTTCCCGCAAGGACTACGATAACGCCAAAAAGAATTTTCTCAAGGCCGACGAACTTGTCGACCTGCCGGTGATCAAGCAAAACCTCGTGTACCTGAAGCACGTTCGGAACCAAGAAAAGCACTAG
- a CDS encoding RluA family pseudouridine synthase, protein MAMIRAMDESAARIPSEQDGARLDKALETLLPQAGLRQRRRMCDEGLVHVDGAPRRSSYRVSAGQLLEVLPPDTEEGRDEPPEVRVLKEDGGFAAVYKPEGVHSAAIAGRDNLSVESLLPRLFPEREAVLLNRLDNPTSGIVLVALDSGAVDRYRRCEESGMITKEYYARVHGRLMHSVTVKNRLDMAGRKKTRVLDEDDPDARRWTEVEPIEFGMESDTTLVRCVIRKGARHQIRAHLASLGHPILGDALYGSHADARLHLHHQRIAFDSFEAESPAPF, encoded by the coding sequence ATGGCTATGATCCGGGCCATGGACGAATCCGCTGCCCGCATCCCCTCCGAACAGGACGGAGCCCGCCTGGACAAGGCCCTGGAAACGCTGCTGCCCCAAGCCGGGCTGCGCCAGCGCCGGCGCATGTGCGACGAAGGTCTGGTTCACGTGGATGGAGCGCCGCGCAGGTCCTCCTACAGGGTCTCGGCAGGCCAGTTGCTGGAGGTGCTCCCGCCCGACACGGAGGAGGGGAGGGACGAGCCCCCGGAGGTGCGCGTGCTCAAGGAGGACGGCGGCTTTGCCGCCGTGTACAAGCCCGAAGGCGTGCACAGCGCCGCCATTGCCGGGCGCGACAACCTCAGCGTGGAATCGCTTCTGCCACGGCTGTTTCCCGAAAGGGAGGCGGTCCTGCTTAACCGGCTGGACAATCCCACCTCGGGCATTGTGCTGGTCGCCCTGGATTCCGGGGCCGTGGACCGGTATCGACGCTGCGAGGAGTCCGGGATGATAACCAAGGAATACTACGCCCGGGTGCACGGCAGGCTTATGCACAGCGTGACCGTGAAGAACCGGCTGGACATGGCCGGGCGCAAGAAGACCAGGGTGCTGGACGAGGACGACCCGGATGCACGGCGCTGGACCGAGGTGGAGCCCATCGAGTTCGGCATGGAATCGGACACCACGCTGGTGCGCTGCGTGATCCGCAAGGGAGCCCGCCACCAGATCCGCGCCCACCTCGCCTCCCTGGGCCACCCCATTCTCGGGGATGCACTCTACGGCAGCCACGCGGACGCGCGGCTGCATCTGCACCATCAGCGCATTGCCTTCGACTCCTTCGAGGCTGAGTCTCCTGCGCCGTTTTGA
- a CDS encoding glycerate kinase type-2 family protein, with translation MREHLEAIFAAGLDRVNPYKMITRHVNVQNGQLIVAMENYERSVNLDDYNRILVLGAGKASAPMAKAFEEILGDRIEKGLVCVKYGHTEPLERVEVVEAGHPIPDENGVHAAKRIADLASEADAETLVINCISGGGSALLPSPMDERVSGGLASLSLVDKQRVTEALLRCGADITEINCVRKHISGMKGGRLLQLMHPARSLNFILSDVIGDDLGSIASGVTSHDETTFSDALAIIDRYELRGDIPANVLTILELGAQGRIPETPGAGDPALATADNILIGTNRQALLAAAARARELGYQVQALTAQLGGEARHVAKVLADIAKDATSCDMFLKKPVCLITGGESVVTLQGNGRGGRNQEMALAFLHELSRWRHGRDQVHFLAASTDGNDGPTDAAGAFADERALLSYHELQGETIHESLKNNDSYNFFERIGALFKTGPTNTNVCDLQMVLIV, from the coding sequence ATGAGAGAACATCTGGAAGCCATATTCGCCGCCGGCCTGGATCGCGTGAACCCGTACAAGATGATTACCAGGCACGTCAACGTGCAGAACGGACAGCTCATCGTTGCAATGGAAAACTATGAACGGAGCGTGAACCTGGACGATTACAATCGCATCCTTGTGCTCGGTGCAGGCAAGGCCTCCGCGCCCATGGCCAAGGCGTTCGAGGAAATCCTGGGGGATCGCATCGAAAAAGGGCTCGTATGCGTGAAGTACGGGCACACGGAACCGCTGGAACGTGTGGAGGTCGTGGAGGCCGGGCATCCCATCCCGGATGAGAACGGCGTTCACGCGGCCAAACGCATCGCCGATCTCGCGAGCGAAGCCGATGCCGAGACCCTGGTGATCAACTGCATTTCCGGCGGAGGCTCCGCCCTGCTGCCCTCCCCCATGGACGAACGCGTATCCGGCGGTCTGGCATCCCTCAGCCTGGTCGACAAGCAGCGGGTGACCGAAGCGCTGCTGCGCTGCGGAGCCGACATCACGGAGATCAACTGCGTACGGAAACATATATCGGGAATGAAGGGGGGCCGCCTGCTGCAGCTAATGCATCCGGCCCGAAGCCTCAACTTCATCCTTTCCGACGTCATCGGCGACGATCTCGGCAGTATCGCCTCGGGAGTCACCAGCCACGACGAAACCACGTTTTCCGACGCCCTCGCCATCATCGACCGCTACGAGCTGCGCGGAGACATCCCGGCCAATGTGCTCACGATCCTCGAGCTGGGCGCGCAGGGACGCATACCCGAGACCCCAGGGGCGGGAGACCCCGCCCTGGCAACAGCGGACAACATTCTCATCGGCACCAACCGCCAGGCCCTTCTCGCGGCGGCGGCCAGGGCCAGGGAACTGGGCTACCAGGTCCAGGCCCTCACTGCCCAGCTCGGCGGGGAAGCCCGGCACGTGGCCAAGGTGCTGGCCGACATAGCCAAGGACGCGACCAGCTGCGACATGTTCCTGAAAAAGCCCGTCTGTCTGATCACCGGCGGCGAATCCGTGGTCACCCTGCAGGGCAACGGCCGGGGCGGCAGGAACCAGGAAATGGCCCTTGCCTTTCTCCACGAACTGAGCCGCTGGCGGCACGGCAGGGACCAGGTCCACTTCCTGGCGGCTTCCACCGACGGCAACGACGGCCCCACGGACGCGGCAGGCGCCTTTGCCGACGAACGGGCGCTTTTGAGCTACCACGAACTTCAAGGCGAAACCATCCACGAGTCCCTGAAGAACAACGACTCCTACAATTTCTTCGAAAGGATCGGCGCGCTTTTCAAGACCGGCCCCACCAACACCAACGTCTGCGACCTGCAGATGGTGCTGATCGTCTAG
- a CDS encoding DMT family transporter, with translation MDIRGIFLVLSAAVMWGLIGVFTKFILAENVTALEIAFWRAMFAWVLFLAHAKYMKAIKVQRSDLPVLLSFGLVCVTAFYASYQLAIRDVGVALAAVLLYTAPAWVAFLSWLVLREAMNAAKIACVCMTVAGVACISLGPSLFSGNHIDFSMFGFAMGLVSGLTYALYYIFGKKYLHRYSTPTIFVYALPFGALFLLPFVDFVPKSPSTWALLFAMAAVTSYGAFSVYYAGLKRLDATHAAVIATFEPVVAAVAAFTLFGEHFGVWGYGGSMLVIAAVFLVILGGNRATRIQNGF, from the coding sequence ATGGATATTCGCGGTATTTTCCTGGTCCTGTCCGCGGCCGTCATGTGGGGGCTCATCGGCGTGTTCACCAAGTTCATCCTGGCCGAAAACGTCACGGCCCTGGAGATCGCCTTCTGGCGGGCCATGTTCGCCTGGGTGCTTTTCCTGGCCCACGCAAAATACATGAAGGCCATCAAGGTGCAGCGCAGCGACCTGCCCGTGCTGCTCTCCTTCGGTCTGGTCTGCGTCACCGCCTTCTACGCCTCCTACCAGCTGGCCATCCGCGACGTGGGCGTGGCCCTGGCTGCGGTGCTGCTGTATACGGCCCCGGCCTGGGTGGCCTTCCTTTCCTGGCTGGTGCTGCGTGAAGCCATGAACGCGGCCAAGATCGCCTGCGTGTGCATGACCGTGGCGGGCGTGGCCTGCATCAGCCTGGGCCCGTCCCTGTTTTCCGGCAACCACATCGATTTCAGCATGTTCGGCTTTGCCATGGGCCTTGTCTCCGGCCTGACCTATGCCCTGTACTACATCTTCGGGAAAAAATACCTGCACCGCTATTCCACGCCGACCATATTCGTCTACGCCCTGCCCTTCGGCGCGCTGTTCCTGCTGCCCTTCGTGGACTTCGTTCCCAAGAGCCCCTCAACCTGGGCGCTGCTGTTCGCCATGGCCGCGGTCACGTCCTACGGCGCATTTTCCGTGTATTATGCGGGTCTCAAGCGGCTGGACGCCACCCATGCGGCGGTCATCGCCACCTTCGAGCCCGTGGTGGCGGCCGTGGCGGCCTTCACCCTGTTCGGCGAACATTTCGGAGTCTGGGGGTACGGCGGCAGCATGCTGGTCATCGCCGCAGTCTTCCTGGTAATCCTGGGCGGCAACCGTGCAACGCGAATCCAGAACGGTTTCTAG
- a CDS encoding ornithine cyclodeaminase family protein → MSFDVLWISRDEIESLNISMNDVMKAVERGFTALGDKQVEMPAKIGVHPREDCFIHAMPCHVGGAVDRCGVKCVSGYPPNTPKGLPYISGIMLLADPETGLPQAVMDAGWITAWRTGAASGVYAKHFGSPDTRTVAIIGAGVQGRVNLLAMREVFPQLRQVNIFDISEAQLGNFLFEMQPELPGAGFRVCQDIPTAVADADVIITCTPIVESPKRFITRDMIKPEALCISVDYCSAFSEDIMRGAVFVCDNRNQYVWTQEQGTYFQNGYPRAGDIHADMGEICADHKQGVRQGLRGAVLMGIASHDVMTASLIYDLATDRGLGTTVKL, encoded by the coding sequence ATGAGCTTTGACGTGCTGTGGATATCCCGCGACGAAATCGAATCCCTGAACATAAGCATGAACGACGTCATGAAGGCTGTCGAACGCGGCTTCACGGCACTGGGCGACAAGCAGGTGGAAATGCCCGCCAAGATCGGCGTGCACCCGCGTGAGGACTGCTTCATCCACGCCATGCCCTGCCATGTGGGCGGGGCCGTGGACCGCTGCGGCGTGAAGTGCGTCTCGGGCTACCCGCCCAACACGCCCAAGGGCCTGCCCTACATCTCGGGCATCATGCTCCTGGCCGACCCGGAAACGGGCCTGCCCCAGGCGGTCATGGACGCGGGCTGGATCACGGCCTGGCGCACGGGCGCGGCCTCGGGCGTCTACGCCAAGCACTTCGGCAGCCCGGACACGCGAACCGTGGCCATCATCGGGGCCGGGGTGCAGGGCCGGGTCAATCTCTTGGCCATGCGCGAGGTCTTCCCACAGCTCCGGCAGGTCAACATCTTCGACATTTCCGAAGCCCAGCTCGGCAACTTCCTCTTCGAAATGCAGCCAGAGTTGCCCGGGGCCGGCTTCCGTGTCTGTCAGGACATCCCCACGGCGGTCGCGGACGCGGACGTGATCATCACCTGCACGCCCATCGTGGAAAGCCCGAAACGGTTCATCACCCGGGACATGATCAAGCCCGAGGCCTTGTGCATTTCCGTGGACTACTGCTCGGCCTTTTCCGAAGACATCATGCGGGGGGCCGTCTTTGTCTGCGACAACCGCAACCAGTACGTCTGGACCCAGGAACAGGGCACCTACTTCCAAAACGGATACCCCCGGGCCGGCGACATCCACGCGGACATGGGCGAGATCTGCGCGGACCACAAGCAGGGCGTCCGCCAGGGCCTGCGCGGCGCGGTGCTCATGGGCATCGCCAGCCACGACGTCATGACCGCCTCGCTGATTTACGATCTGGCCACGGACAGGGGCCTCGGCACAACGGTGAAGCTGTAA
- a CDS encoding UvrD-helicase domain-containing protein: MSELKQVKASAGSGKTYQLTRRFLSLLDGCGRDQHRFACAGRGPGGYSWPEILAVTFTNKAAAEMKERVVTSLKEGALNKGDRTREKGHDPRRDERNLQSILRRYHKLNIRTIDSLLNLLLRLFALEFGIRPDFDISFDEQELFGTAFEQFIALCEEGGPEHDLLADALETMILAESRRGFWLMEPMRERLLELAVYLRENAAPVVTDQDTLLEKLTHANAALKRHVAAMQGYIKQNALPASANFTKCLAKLDGLALFDPPGKDSAMLLKESLCDCINKAGKESVGPDGETLYEALKRGWREYKRQQATLAGAYGLAPVVEMARIILAMLDDIERRRGVVLGSTLAGHVNRLLENPVVPEAFCRMGCRLHHLLIDEFQDTSRSQWQALQPIGEECLAKGGSLFYVGDVKQAIYGWRGGDADLFDEILHIPELSETAQTKTGESLPDNWRSHRHVVEFNNRFFQRFEEDEPPLDLGKELFKSPPDGFIDDFARQLRSDFSDCAQGVAPVNRNTEGYVRFEQIEGGRNEEIEEATLSRLSKLMDELLARRDFRDIAILVRNKHHGSLVCDLLVEKGVPVITESSLRLDRHPIVRQITALLRFLDYPRDELALAEFITGQEIFLAETGIGAEAVYEWITRSRKRPFGVCFSEDFDDVWTLYVKPFFNKSGVMTPYDLVQDIASVFRIEERHPDALLYLKRFLEVVHLAEEKGYGSLSTFLDFWARNSEEEKVPLPENVDAVRIMTIHKSKGLEFPVVIVPFHHWQATPNKDYAVRTVDGLRVLAPLKESLGKPYYTELGRAVREQLNLLYVAWTRAREELYGLYPKSVSGSGAYPALRAMELLLEDTGSAVNEYGTRPTGTRTLPEARQDTPMPDLPPRTEPPELLAWLPRMRVYRHTLDEYFYNERMRGEVAHRCMEHLAFTGNDAEDIRRARERALRDFPALSSLEDKDREQLHADLLAMLEWAASEPRLRTWLGGGRSEPEIMDTDGAFHRVDHLYTDDGETVVVEFKTGRKYDEHEKQVRRYLNLLKDMPGTPDRLHGVVVYLDLRELREVAL; this comes from the coding sequence ATGTCAGAACTCAAGCAAGTCAAGGCCTCCGCCGGTTCCGGCAAGACATATCAGCTCACCCGCCGTTTCCTTTCCCTGCTGGACGGCTGCGGGCGGGACCAGCACCGCTTTGCCTGCGCGGGACGCGGTCCGGGCGGCTATTCCTGGCCCGAGATCCTGGCCGTGACCTTCACCAACAAGGCCGCCGCGGAAATGAAGGAACGCGTGGTCACGTCCCTGAAGGAAGGAGCTCTAAACAAGGGAGACCGGACCCGGGAAAAAGGGCACGATCCCCGGCGGGACGAACGCAACCTGCAATCCATCCTGCGCCGCTACCACAAGCTCAACATCCGGACCATCGACAGCCTGCTCAACCTGCTGTTGCGGCTCTTTGCCCTGGAGTTCGGCATCCGGCCCGATTTCGACATTTCCTTTGACGAGCAGGAACTTTTTGGAACCGCCTTCGAGCAGTTCATCGCCCTGTGCGAGGAAGGCGGCCCCGAGCACGACCTGCTGGCCGACGCCCTGGAAACCATGATCCTGGCCGAGTCCCGGCGAGGCTTCTGGCTCATGGAGCCCATGCGCGAACGGCTGCTGGAACTGGCCGTCTACCTGCGCGAGAACGCCGCGCCCGTGGTCACGGACCAGGACACCCTGCTGGAAAAGCTGACCCACGCCAACGCGGCCCTCAAGCGCCACGTGGCGGCCATGCAGGGCTACATCAAGCAGAACGCGCTTCCGGCCAGCGCCAATTTCACCAAATGCCTGGCCAAGCTCGACGGGCTGGCCCTGTTCGATCCGCCGGGCAAGGACTCGGCCATGCTGCTCAAGGAAAGCCTGTGCGACTGCATCAACAAGGCGGGCAAGGAAAGCGTGGGACCGGACGGGGAAACGCTTTACGAGGCGCTCAAGCGGGGCTGGCGGGAATACAAGCGGCAACAGGCCACCCTTGCCGGAGCTTACGGCCTGGCCCCGGTGGTGGAGATGGCCCGCATCATCCTGGCCATGCTCGACGACATTGAACGGCGCAGGGGCGTGGTCCTGGGCTCCACCCTGGCCGGCCACGTGAACCGGCTGCTGGAAAACCCGGTGGTGCCCGAGGCGTTCTGCCGCATGGGCTGCCGCCTGCACCACCTGCTCATCGACGAATTCCAGGACACCAGCCGCTCCCAGTGGCAGGCCCTCCAGCCCATCGGCGAGGAATGCCTGGCCAAGGGAGGCAGCCTCTTCTACGTGGGCGACGTGAAACAGGCCATCTACGGCTGGCGCGGCGGGGACGCAGACCTGTTCGACGAGATCCTCCACATCCCGGAACTTTCCGAAACCGCGCAGACCAAAACCGGCGAATCCCTGCCCGACAACTGGCGCAGCCACCGCCATGTGGTGGAGTTCAACAACCGTTTTTTCCAACGCTTCGAAGAGGACGAACCGCCCCTGGACCTGGGCAAGGAGCTGTTCAAATCCCCGCCCGATGGCTTCATCGACGATTTCGCCCGCCAGCTCCGCTCGGATTTCTCGGACTGCGCACAGGGGGTCGCCCCGGTCAACCGGAACACCGAGGGATACGTACGCTTCGAACAGATCGAGGGGGGCAGAAACGAGGAGATCGAGGAGGCAACCCTTTCCCGGCTTTCAAAGCTCATGGACGAGCTGCTCGCCCGCAGGGACTTCCGGGACATCGCCATCCTGGTGCGCAACAAGCACCATGGCTCCCTGGTCTGCGACCTGCTGGTGGAAAAGGGCGTCCCGGTCATCACCGAAAGCAGCCTGCGCCTGGACCGCCACCCCATTGTGCGCCAGATCACCGCCCTCCTCCGGTTCCTGGACTACCCGCGCGACGAACTGGCCCTGGCCGAATTCATCACCGGCCAGGAGATCTTTCTCGCGGAAACCGGCATTGGCGCGGAGGCGGTCTACGAATGGATCACACGGTCGCGCAAGCGCCCGTTCGGCGTCTGCTTCTCCGAGGACTTCGACGATGTCTGGACCCTGTACGTCAAGCCGTTCTTCAACAAGTCCGGGGTCATGACTCCCTATGACCTGGTGCAGGATATCGCCTCGGTCTTCCGCATCGAGGAGCGCCACCCGGACGCCCTGCTCTATCTGAAACGCTTTCTCGAGGTGGTGCACCTAGCCGAGGAAAAGGGCTACGGCTCCCTGTCCACCTTCCTGGATTTCTGGGCGCGCAATTCCGAGGAGGAAAAAGTGCCCCTGCCCGAAAATGTGGACGCGGTGCGCATCATGACCATCCACAAATCCAAAGGGCTGGAATTCCCGGTCGTGATCGTGCCCTTCCACCACTGGCAGGCCACGCCCAACAAGGACTACGCCGTTCGCACCGTGGACGGGCTGCGCGTGCTCGCCCCGCTCAAGGAATCCCTGGGCAAGCCCTATTACACGGAACTGGGCCGCGCCGTGCGCGAGCAGCTCAACCTGCTCTACGTGGCCTGGACCCGCGCCCGCGAGGAACTTTACGGGCTGTACCCGAAATCGGTCTCGGGCAGCGGCGCCTACCCCGCCCTGCGGGCCATGGAGCTCCTGCTGGAGGATACGGGCAGCGCCGTGAACGAATACGGAACCAGGCCGACCGGCACGCGCACCCTGCCCGAAGCAAGACAGGACACTCCCATGCCGGACCTGCCGCCGCGCACCGAACCGCCCGAGCTGCTTGCATGGCTGCCCAGAATGCGCGTCTACCGACACACCCTGGACGAATATTTCTACAACGAACGCATGCGCGGCGAGGTGGCCCACCGCTGCATGGAACACCTGGCCTTCACCGGCAACGACGCCGAAGACATCCGCCGCGCCAGAGAGCGCGCCCTGCGGGACTTCCCGGCCCTGTCCTCGCTCGAGGACAAGGACCGGGAGCAACTCCACGCCGACCTGCTCGCCATGCTGGAATGGGCCGCATCCGAGCCGCGCCTGCGCACCTGGTTGGGCGGAGGCAGAAGCGAACCCGAAATCATGGACACGGACGGCGCATTCCACCGCGTGGACCACCTCTACACCGACGACGGCGAAACCGTGGTGGTGGAATTCAAGACCGGCCGCAAATACGACGAGCACGAAAAACAGGTCAGAAGATACTTGAATCTCTTGAAAGACATGCCCGGCACACCCGACAGACTTCACGGCGTGGTGGTCTACCTCGACCTCCGGGAACTGCGGGAGGTGGCCCTGTGA